A region of the Cyanobium usitatum str. Tous genome:
CACCATGACCCTTAAGAATGCACCGGCCAAAGATGCCTTGATGGCTCTTGCTCAGGTGGGGGGTTATGGCTTTGCCTATGTGGCAGAAGCTGATGCAGCTAATCCTGCTGGTGGAGTTGATGCAGGATCAACTCGAATATCTCTGGCATTCCGTGGTGAAAGTTATGGTCGTGCTTTCAATACTGCTTTGCTAGCAGCTGGTTTGCAAGGAAGGCGTGAGGGCAACATGATTCTTGCCGGTCCCAAAGCCTTGTCTAAAACCTTCGGGCCACAGTTGTCGAAGGTCTATCGCCTAAATCAGGTAGGCCCGAATGCTGCTGCTGATTACCTGGCTAATCTTGGTGCCACGGTTACCAAGACCAACACGATTACCACTTCGGTAACCCAGGGCGTTGCCCAGGGAGAAGCTGTCTCCTCAGGCGCTAACTCTCAAACGACACAATCAAGCTCAATTACTAACGTAGAGGCGTATGGAGCTTCCAGTGGTCCGCTGCTCGGCCTGAGAGCTACAACAGATACTCGTCTTGGAACGATTACCCTTGTTGGCGATCCTGTTATCGTTTCGGTCGCAGAACAATATCTCAAGCAGCTAGATCTTCGCCAGCGCCAGGTTGCCTTGAGCGTGCGAATTCTTGATGTTAATCTCGATAATGTCTCCGAAATTGATAATTCGTTTGCCTTTAGGTGGGGCAATAACTTTATTGTTAATGATAGCGGGCAGCTGCTGGGGGCATTTGGTAGTAATTTGCCACCAAAGCAGGATGCTTTTGGTCGGTCTCAGCCACAGACGGTTGAATATGCTGATGGTACGTTTACCTCAGAGGGTGGCCCGCCGAATCAAGGATTTAGTCAGAATCAGTCTGCCAGCAATTTTGACCGTTCTCTGACGATCTCGGCTGCTAGAAATCGGTCGCTCGATAGGCAAACCCTTAGGACTATTGAGCGTGAAACGGGCTCTCAGTTGGAGCGAGTTACTGACCCGGTGACCGGTGATGAAAGCTTTGTTTTGATTCCGCAAGAGAACAATCTTAATCGAGTCCAGCGCTCTATTCAGCGTATTCTTGGCAGAAATGGCACGGTATCGCGTACCAGTACGCGTGCTAATCGTGGCTCTGCTAGCTCCCTTAATGTTGCGAGCTTGCCTCGAAATCCTGGGAATTTCTATCCTGAAGACCAGTTTTTTGATTTTGTGCGAGCACAGATTGTTTCGGGGTCGACCAAGTTGCTTGCCAGTCCTACTCTAATTCTTCAAGAAAATCCCTCATTGCTGAGAGAGGGATCCGAAGCGGCATCTTCTAGTGGGTCTTCTCAAAGTGCTAGTCAAGGCATCACAAACATTG
Encoded here:
- a CDS encoding type II secretion system protein GspD; protein product: MASAALATVLPAIALAEAAVHAAPRASGGNGSAAGAPSANALAVPTAGPLQLKVRRLRDSVELVIEGAGLAPQLQQSSGANGWQGLLTTATPSGLRVGPQRLSLPELGFQTITLDGSGSSYRVGVTPVAGAPLGRPVVSGDGVSLIISFPASSQVSLPVARFNARQPGYIPQATFAPPLQPRAVAPPLGDMAVGSMTLRNPGYLNLSGPAVTMTLKNAPAKDALMALAQVGGYGFAYVAEADAANPAGGVDAGSTRISLAFRGESYGRAFNTALLAAGLQGRREGNMILAGPKALSKTFGPQLSKVYRLNQVGPNAAADYLANLGATVTKTNTITTSVTQGVAQGEAVSSGANSQTTQSSSITNVEAYGASSGPLLGLRATTDTRLGTITLVGDPVIVSVAEQYLKQLDLRQRQVALSVRILDVNLDNVSEIDNSFAFRWGNNFIVNDSGQLLGAFGSNLPPKQDAFGRSQPQTVEYADGTFTSEGGPPNQGFSQNQSASNFDRSLTISAARNRSLDRQTLRTIERETGSQLERVTDPVTGDESFVLIPQENNLNRVQRSIQRILGRNGTVSRTSTRANRGSASSLNVASLPRNPGNFYPEDQFFDFVRAQIVSGSTKLLASPTLILQENPSLLREGSEAASSSGSSQSASQGITNIGLDSAIGRRRANEGVVRVGTNVVTGYSTETPSQGGNVVCTPELSTAGLVLGARVEKIDDNGFVTFVLSPSVSAVTDQENAPQGCGSNLNILSIRSLDTGALRVRDGQTLIMTGVISEFDRTEVSKWPILGDMPLIGQFFRSSSGRKEKRELVIMVSPRIVNDDQGGVYGYGYQPGTAAGREFFGAMSGPGGN